A region from the Ictalurus punctatus breed USDA103 chromosome 25, Coco_2.0, whole genome shotgun sequence genome encodes:
- the clu gene encoding clusterin — MRACWFLLGLSLLYISAECLLSPSTDDLKKISQLGEKYVDKEIENAINGVKKMKTVMERSEEDHKKFLSSLDETKKQKEDALKVAQEMEEKLNEEQSVCNETTQALWEECKPCLKNTCIKYYSRTCSSGSGLVGRQLEEFLNRSSPFSIWINGQNIDTLEKEDQQQRRHFQDLERRYTDVADGVDSIFVDSMKVFDHMRSLHQPGWFHRPSPIYRSLFHDPQFPDFHSMFQPMRQMTQDVFGSIGLYMGGDSNFPSEDGSVNEDVIITRPFGNDKMTCREIRRNSAGCIKLREECEKCKEIQHIDCSGKKPLEGPLKEDLEQALALAERFTKEYNNLLRRFEEEMFNTSKLLDTLRNQFSWVSSLANHTTSDDGIFKIQTIICKDTENPETPGDTNVSVKLFDEPEMSFTVPGEIPWTDPKFSEVVAQEALDRYKHNTIIVK, encoded by the exons ATGAGGGCGTGTTGGTTTTTGCTGGGCCTTTCTCTCCTCTACATCTCTGCTGAGTGTCTGCTTTCCCCCTCCACAGACGACCTTAAAA AGATCTCTCAGCTTGGAGAGAAATATGTGGATAAGGAGATTGAAAACGCCATTAATGGCGTAAAGAAGATGAAGACAGTGATGGAGAGGTCGGAGGAAGATCACAAGAAGTTCCTGTCATCGttggatgaaaccaagaagcaGAAAGAG GACGCTCTGAAGGTCGCAcaggagatggaggagaagcTGAACGAGGAGCAGTCAGTGTGTAACGAAACCACACAGGCCCTGTGGGAGGAGTGTAAGCCGTGCCTGAAGAACACATGCATTAAATATTACTCTCGCACCTGCAGCAGTGGCTCCGGCCTGGTGGGTCGACAG CTGGAGGAGTTCCTGAACCGGTCCTCGCCTTTCTCCATCTGGATTAACGGTCAAAACATAGACACTCTGGAGAAGGAAGACCAGCAGCAGAGGCGGCACTTCCAGGATCTGGAGAGGCGCTACACAGACGTGGCTGACGGCGTGGACAGCATCTTCGTGGACAGCATGAAAGTATTTGACCACATGCGCTCCCTGCACCAGCCCGGATGGTTCCACAGACCCTCCCCCATTTACAGGTCCCTCTTCCATGACCCACAGTTCCCTGACTTCCACAGCATGTTCCAGCCTATGAGGCAGATGACTCAAGACGTCTTCGGATCGATCGGGTTGTACATGGGTGGTGATTCGAACTTTCCCTCCGAAG acGGCAGCGTGAACGAAGACGTTATCATAACCAGGCCGTTTGGGAACGATAAAATGACCTGCAGGGAGATTCGCCGCAACTCCGCCGGCTGCATCAAACTCCGAGAGGAATGTGAGAAGTGCAAGGAGATCCAGCACATTG ATTGTTCTGGAAAGAAGCCTCTGGAAGGTCCGCTGAAGGAGGACCTGGAACAGGCTCTGGCATTGGCCGAGAGATTCACAAAGGAGTACAACAATCTCCTGAGGCGCTTTGAGGAGGAGATGTTCAACACCTCGAAGCTGCTGGACACGCTGAGGAATCAGTTCAGCTGGGTGTCCTCGCTCGCCAATCACACGACCAGTGACGACGGTATCTTCAAAATCCAAACA ATCATCTGTAAGGACACCGAGAACCCTGAGACGCCAGGTGACACCAATGTATCCGTCAAACTGTTTGACGAGCCAGAAATGAGCTTCACCGTGCCGGGAGAAATCCCCTGGACCGACCCGAAGTTTTCCGAGGTGGTGGCGCAGGAGGCTTTGGATCGctacaaacacaacactat AATTGTAAAGTAA